Within Citromicrobium bathyomarinum, the genomic segment CAGCGGAGAGGCGCTGGTCAAGCTGGGCGAACAGGGATCGAGCCTGGTGGTCACGGTCGATTGCGGCGCGATGGCGCACGAGGCGCTGGCCGCCGCGCGCGATGCGGGCGTGGAGGTGATCGTGATCGACCACCACAAATGCTCGCACGAGCGCCCGCCCGCCCTCGCCCTCGTCAATCCCAACCGACTGGACGAGGCAGACGAAGCGGCGGCCCACGGCCATCTTGCCGCGGTCGGCGTCGCCTTTCTGGTCGCGATCGCGCTGGTCAGGAAACTGCGGACGCACGGCTATTTCAAGGACCGCAAGGAGCCGGACCTGCGCGGCCTGCTCGATCTGGTGGCGCTGGGCACGGTTGCCGATGTCGCCGCGCTCCACGGCCTCAACCGCGCGTTCGTGTCGCAGGGTCTCAAGGTGATGGCCAAGCGCGCCAATATCGGAATGAGCGCGCTGATCGATGCGAGCCGGCTGACCCGCGCGCCGATCTCGTCCGATCTGGGCTTCGCGCTCGGCCCGCGAATCAATGCTGGCGGGCGCGTGGGCGAATCGACGCTCGGCGTACGCCTGCTGACGACCGAAGACCCGGAAGAGGCCGCACAGATCGCCGCCCAGCTATCGCAGCTGAACGAAGAACGCCGCGCGATCGAGGCGGAGGTGCAGGAAGCGGGCGAGGCGCAGCTGGCCGGGCAAGGCAACCGGGCGGTGCGAATCGTCCATGGCGATGGCTGGCACCCGGGCGTGATCGGGATCGTCGCAGGGCGAATCAAGGAAAAGACCGGGCGCCCCTCACTGGTGATCGCGCGCGACAGTCAGGCCGGGCTCGGCAAGGGATCGGGCCGCTCGATTCCCGGCGTCGATCTGGGCGCGGCGATCATGGCCGCGCGCGAGGAAGGCCTGCTGGAAGCGGGCGGCGGACACGCGATGGCCGCCGGGCTGACCGTGCATGAAGACAAGATCGAGGCGTTTACCGATTGGCTCGAATCGCGCCTCGAACGACAGGTCGCTGCCGCGAGCGCGGAGGCATCGCTCGGTTTCGATCTCTCGCTCGGGCCGCGTGGGCTCACGGTCGAACTGGTCGAGACGCTGGAGCGCGGCGGTCCCTACGGCATGGGCTGGCCCGGCCCGCGAATCGCAATCGGCCCTGTGCATCTGGTGAAGGTCGACCGGGTCGGCAGCGATCATGTGCGCCTGCTTGCGGGATCGCGCGATGGCGGGTCGATCAAGGCGATCGCTTTTCGCGCAGCAGACAGCGACTGGGGGCAGGCTTTGCTCGCCGCGCATCCGGGCACGCGGATGTGGCTCGCCGGGCGCGCAAAGGTCGATACCTGGGCCAATACGCCGCGTGCGGAATTGCACCTTGAGGACGCAGCTTTCATCGAACCGTAAAATACCTGCACAATTGCGAATGACGGGGCTTGACCGCTTCAAACGACGCCCCTAGATGCGCGGCTCGCTTCGGCGGTCCCCGGCTTTTTAGCCGCTCCGCCAGAAGCAGTTCCGGATGTGGCCCCTTCGTCTAGCGGTTAGGACGCGGCCCTTTCACGGCTGAAACACGGGTTCGATTCCCGTAGGGGTCACCATCCGGATGCTGGCACGATGGCCGGCGACTTTGCTCCCGATGACATGTAGACTTCCCCTCCCCTTCAGGGGCCCGGCGAGGCTGCGTGCTGCGCATCTGCGGCCGTGCTCTTGCATGGCGCGAACCGAATTTTCCCCAAGCCAACTCCGCGTCCGTGCCCGCGCTCTGGCGCAGGCCGACAAATCACCCTAGGCAGGCCGCCATGCACAAGCCGCTCACATTCCCCTGGGCCGGTGTAATCATCGCCACCTGCAGCGTCTTCCTGCTGATGCTGGCCGGGATCGGCGTTGGCTATGCACTGGCGGTCTGGCTTGTCTGGACGCTGACCCTGTGGATCACCCAGCCCGACGAACAGCGCGCAGAACCCGATCCGCGACCGGAGGGGATTTCACGCGCCCGGCTCGCAGAGATGATCGAGAACGCCTATTCCCCGCTGCTGCTGGTCGACCGCAAGCGCGTGGTGATTGCCAATGGCTCCGCCCGCAAGCTGCTCGGCCATCATGTCGTCGGGCAGGATATCCGGGTCGCGCTGCGTCACCCGCGCGCGATCGCGCTGCTCGATTCCGAAGATCACGGCGAAGCGATCGTCACCGGGCTGGTTCGCCGCAAGGATGTGTGGCGGGTCAGCCGTTATGCGATCGACGACCGCTCGAGCGTGGTCGAGCTGGTCTCCAAGACCGCCGAATCCGATATCAGCCGCGCGCACACCGATTTCGTCGCCAATGCCAGCCACGAACTGCGCACCCCGCTGTCCTCGATCATCGGCTATGTCGAAACGCTGAGCGAAAACCCTGAAGACATCGACCAGGCGACCGCGCGCAAGTTTCTCGATACCATCCACCGCGAGGCGCAGCGGCTGCAGAATCTCGTCAGCGACCTCATGTCTCTCTCGCGCGTGGAAGCGGAAAAGCATGACCGCCCCGAGCAGCCCGTGCCGCTCAACGCGCTGGTCGAACGCGCCGCGCGCGAGGGTGCTGGGCCCAACCGAATCGAGCGACTGGCTTTCGAGGCGAGCGAGGACTTCGAAGTTCTTGGCGATCCGCAGCAGCTGGAGCAGCTGGTCCGCAATCTGGTAGACAACGCGCTCAAATACGGGCGCGAGGGCACGCCGGTCACCGTCCGGTTGAGCGAATCGGCGCTGGGCGAAGCCAAGCTTGAGGTGGAAGATCGCGGCGACGGAATCGAGGCGGAGCACCTGCCGCATCTGACGCGGCGCTTCTATCGCACCGATCCGGGCCGCAGCCGCCAGTCCGGCGGAACCGGGCTGGGCCTCGCGATCGTCAAGCATATCGTCGAACGCCACCACGGGCGGCTCGATATCGATAGCGAAGTGGGACACGGCACGATTGTCACCGTGCGCCTCCCACGGCTGGGCAGGAGCCGTCCGGCACCCGATGCGGTGCTGGAACGGTTTGCCCGAACGGCACAGCCGGACTCAATTCCAGACGAACCGGACAGACTGTCATAACCCTGCCACATAGTTTCAACAACGCGAGCCGGGGCCCGCTAGACACGCGGCATTTCACTCGCTTCTGATTCTCAAACAAGGGGATGATCGCGCTGGCGGCGGCATCTCCGAACACCACTCAAGGGGCCGCCAACCGCATGTCACCCGTCTTTCTCTTCCTGCTTGCGATCGGCCTCGGGCTGGCCGGCTGGCTCGCGGGGCGCGCGAAGGCCCGTGCCTTCAGCCGCGACAAGGATGCGCCGCGGATCGTCTCGCGGCCCGGTTATCACGCGTGGTACGTGGCGATCTGGGTAGCGGTGCCGCTCGCCCTGTTCGCCGTGTTCTGGAGCATCCTCTCGCCCATTCTGGTCGACCAGTGGGTGCTCGCAACGCCTGCGGGCCAGAGCCTGCCCACCTTCGGTTTCCAGCGTCAGTCGATGCTCGCCGAAGCGCGCGCGGTCGCCTACGGCCATGCGGCGGGCGTGTTCAATCCCGACGCTGCCGCTCTGGTCGAGCCGTTTCGCGAGGCTTCGCGCTTCTACACGCTGGTCGGCTTCGGCTTCGCCCTTGCGCTGGCGGTCATTCTGGGACTGTGGGCGTTCACCCGGGTGCGGCCCGCGTTCACCGCACGGGTGAAGGTGGAGCGCGCCGTGATGGGCGTGCTGCTGCTCGCTTCGCTGGTCGCAATCCTGACCACCTTCGGCATCCTCGCCAGCCTGGTGTTCGAGACGATCCGATTCTTCGGCATGGTCTCCCCGATCGATTTCCTGTTCGGGCTGAGCTGGAACCCCGATCCCATGTCCAATCCGGCGGCACCGCAGGGCGACCGCTATGGTGCGATTCCGCTGTTCTGGGGCACGATCTTCATCGGCGCGATCATTGCGATGATCGTGGCCATTCCGCTGGGCATGATGAGCGCGATCTACCTGACCCAATATGCCAGCTCTCGCTGGCGCAAGATCATTAAGCCTGCTCTGGAGGTGCTCGCGGGCGTGCCGACCGTGGTCTACGGCTATTTCGCGGCGCTGACGGTCGCCCCGGCGATCCGCGACGCTGCGCAAGCGGTCGGCATTCAAAACGCATCCTCCGAAAGCGCGCTTGCCGCCGGACTGGTGATGGGAGTGATGATCATCCCCTTCGTGTCCTCGATGGCGGATGACAGTATCGCTGCCGTGCCCGGATCGATGCGCGATGGCAGCCTGGCCATGGGCGCGACCAAGTCCGAAACGATCAAGAAGGTCCTCATCCCCGCCGCACTGCCGGGCATTGTCGGCGGCGTCATGCTGGCCGTGAGCCGCGCGATCGGTGAGACCATGATCGTGGTGATGGCCGCCTCTACCGCCGCCAATCTCACCGCCAATCCGCTGGAGGCAATGACCACGGTGACGGTGCAGATCGTCGCCCTGCTGACCGGCGAAGGCAGTTTCGACCATCCGGCGACGCTCAGCGCCTTTGCGCTCGGCTTCGTGCTGTTCATGGTCACCCTGCTGCTCAACTTCATCGCCCTGCGCGTCGTGAAGCGCTTCCGGGAGGCGTACGAATAATGACCAGTCCCGCAGATACCGAAGCACGCCGGCCGACCCGCAGCGCGGCGTTCGAAAAGCGCCTGAAGCAGCGCTACGCGCAGGAACGGCGATTCAAGCTGTTCGGCCTGTTCGCGATCATCGTGTCGATCGCGATCCTGTTCGTGCTGCTGGGCAACATGACCATCAACGGCGTCGGCGGCTTCCAGCGCGCCGAGCTGCAGGTGCCGATCGACTTCGCCGAATCGGGCCTCGCCGGAGACGCCGCCTCGCTGAGCCAGCCCGGTGCGGTGCAGACGCTCGAAATGCAGGGCCTGCCCGAGATCGTCGCCTTCGCGGCCGAACAGCGGATGGGCGCGGCAGGTGCCGAACAGCTCAGCCAGGACGCTTGGCGCGAGGTTGCCGAAGATCTTCGCGCCGACCCCGCCATGCTGCGCGGGCAGGAGACCTTCTGGCTGCCCGCCAGCGGCGATCTGGCAAGCGGAATGGACGGCGAGGGCTCGCCCGAAATGCAGGCGCTGGCCGCCCAGCTTGAACGCGAGGGCTATCTGGAAAAGCGTTTCGACTGGGGCTTCCTGACCCGCTCCGACGCGACCGACCCGCAGCAGGTAGGCGTGTGGGGCGCGCTCAAGGGATCGATCCTGACCATGATCGTGACCCTCGCGCTCGCTTTCCCGATCGGCGTGCTCTCTGCGCTCTATCTGGAAGAATACGCGCCCAAGAACCGCTGGACCGACATTATCGAGGTGTCGATCAACAACCTCGCGGCGGTCCCGTCGATCATCTTCGGCTTGCTCGGCCTCGCGGTGTTCCTGTGGATCTTCCCCAATATGCGATCCGCCCCTCTGGTCGGCGGGATGACGCTGGCGCTGATGACAATGCCGGTGATCGTCATCTCCGGGCGCAACGCGATCAAGGCCGTGCCGCCCTCGATCCGCGACGGTGCACTGGCGGTCGGCGCAAGCCCGGTACAGGTGGTGTTCCATCATGTCCTGCCACTCGCCCTGCCCGGCATCCTCACTGGCACCATCATCGGCATGGCGCGTGCGCTGGGCGAAACCGCGCCGCTGCTGCTGATCGGGATGCGCGCCTTCGTCGCCACCCCGCCCGACGGCTTCACCTCGCCCGCCACGGTGCTGCCGGTGCAAATCTTCCTGTGGTCGGATGAAATCGACCGCGGCTTCATCGAAAGGACCAGCGCGGCGATTATCGTGCTACTGCTGTTCCTGCTGGTGATGAACGCCCTCGCCATTTATCTGCGCAACAAGTTCGAGAAAACCTGGTGACCGTAATCCACGACATGGACGACAAGGCCGAGCCCAAGATGCGCGCAAGCGACGTCTCGGTCTTCTATGGCGACAAGAAAGCGATCGACGATGTGTCGATCGACATCCCGACGAAGTTCGTCACCGCCTTTATCGGGCCGTCGGGTTGCGGAAAGTCGACCTTCCTGCGCACATTGAACCGCATGAACGACACGATCCCTTCGGCCCGCGTCGAGGGTCAGATCGAGCTCGACGGCGAGGACATCTATTCCAGCGGCATGGATGTGGTTCAGCTGCGTGCCCGGGTCGGGATGGTGTTCCAGAAGCCCAACCCCTTCCCCAAGTCGATTTACGAGAACATCGCCTACGGCCCGAAGATCCACGGCCTGGCGGAGAGCAAGGGCGAGCTGGACGAGATCGTCGAACGCTCGCTGCAGCGCGCCGGTCTGTGGAACGAGGTCAAGGATCGCCTGGGCGAATCGGGTACCGCGCTTTCGGGCGGGCAGCAGCAGCGCCTGTGCATCGCGCGCGCGATCGCGGTCGACCCCGAAGTCATCCTGATGGACGAACCGGCCTCTGCGCTGGACCCGATCGCGACCGCCAAGATCGAGGAGCTGATCGACGATCTGGCCGGTCGCTATGCGATCGTCATCGTGACCCACTCCATGCAGCAGGCGGCGCGCGTTTCGCAGCGGACCGCCTTTTTCCACCTCGGCAAGATGGTAGAATATGGTCCGACGGACCAGATCTTTACCAATCCGCTCGAAGAACGAACCAAAGACTATATCACCGGACGCTACGGATGATCTCGGAACACACAGTCAAAGCCTTCGATGAGGACATCACCCGGCTGCGCGGGCTCATCACGGAAATGGGCGGCCTGGCCGAAACCGCGCTGGAAGGCGCGCTCGACGCGCTGATCCGCGGGGACGAAGTCCTTGCCGAGAGGATCGTGGCAGATGACCGCAAGCTGGACGCGCTGGAGAGCGAGGTCGACCGGCTCGCGGTGAAAATCATCGCCCTGCGCGCGCCGATGGCCGACGATTTGCGCGAAGTGATCGCCGCCCTGAAGATCGCCGGGGTGGTCGAGCGGATCGGCGACTATGCCAAGAACATCGCCAAGCGCGTCGGGCGGATCGAAGGGCGCACTCGGTTCGAACCGCTCACCCTGCTGCCCGCGATGGCCGACGTCGCGGCGGAGATGGTGCACGACGTGCTGACCGCCTATGCCGCGCGCGATGCCGCGCTGGCCCGCGAAGTGATCGCGCAGGACAAGAAGGTCGACGCCTTCTATAACTCTATTTTCCGCAATCTTGTCAGCCACATGGTTGAAAATCCTGCGACCATTTCGAGCGCTGCGCAACTGCTGTTCGTGGCCCGCAATATCGAGCGTATCGGCGACCACGCGACCAACGTGGCGGAGATGGTCTATTTCGCCGCGACCGGCGATTACCCGCTCGACGAAGACGAGAATTGACCCACGGCTGGTCCGCCATAACAGGCAAATCAGCCGCATATTAGCGAGACACCCAGTGCCTTCTGCCAAGCTGATCCTTGTCGAAGACGACCCGGCACTTGCCGAGCTGCTCGAATTCCGGTTCGCCAACGAGGGCTATCAGGTCCGTGTAACCGCCGATGGCGACGAAGCCCTGCTTATGGCGAGCGAGGACGTGCCCGACCTGATCATCCTCGACTGGATGATCGAGGGGACCAGCGGGATCGAGGTCTGTCGCCGCCTGCGCAGGGACAAGGGGACCGCGCACGTCCCGATCATCATGCTGACCGCGCGCGAGGCGGAGGATGACCGGGTCCGCGGGCTGGAAACCGGTGCCGACGATTACCTGACCAAGCCGTTCAGCCCCCGAGAACTGCTCGCCCGGGTAGCCGCCGTCATGCGTCGCATCCGCCCGGCGCTGGCCGGCGAGACGATCGAGGTCGGCGATATCAGGCTCGACCCCGTTGCGCACAAGGTCGAACGGCGCGGGCGCAACCTGCAGCTGGGGCCGACCGAGTACCGTCTGCTCAAGTTCTTTATGGAGAGCCCGGGCCGCGTGTTCAGCCGTGGGCAGTTGCTCGACGGCGTATGGGGCACGGGCAGCGACATCGAGCTGCGCACGGTCGATGTGCATATCCGGCGGCTGCGCAAGGCGCTGGAGCTGGAAGGCGCGAGCGATCCGATCCGTACAGTCCGCTCCGCCGGATACGCGCTCGAGGCGGTGTGAGCACAAGTGGTTGGCCGCGCTATGCGGTCCCGGCGGTTCTGATCGCGGGCTGGACCGGGGCATTGTTCCTCCCGGTTGCGACCACCGATCACATAAACGAAAATCAGACCTTTGCGGGTTGGATGGTACTGTTTCTCGGCACGCTTTTCGGCTGGATGACCCTCCAGTTCGCAGCGTACGCCAATCCCGTGTTTTTGCTCGCTCTGGCCTATAGTGCTTGGCGCGGCGAAAAGGCCGGGCGGCGGATTTTACGGATCAGTGCGGTGCTGCTTGCGCTGGGTATCGTCAGCGCGTTGTTCTGGCGCAATGTTCCGGACGATTCAGGCATGAACGAGATCATAACCTATCATACCGGATATTATGTGTGGCTGGGTGTGATGGCTGGCGCAGTTGGCTGGCTCTGGTTCATGGCCCGGAAATCACCGGCACACACCGCCTAACCCGCGCGCCGCCTGATCGAGGTGGAAGTGGTCGCGATGCGCTTCATTGTACTCGGGTGAGAGGACGGTGCCGAAGGCCCGGCATGCCCCATCGCGCACCTCGCGAAGGAAGCGGGCCTTGTCGCCCTCCCCCTGCCAGTCGTTGACCACCGCGATCCGGGTACCGTCCGCCAGCACGAAGCCCGCGATGTCGATCGCGTTGGCGGTGGCATGTTCGCTCCACGGGCCTTCGTCGCGCCCGTACATCCGCCGACAGCTGAAACTGCCGAAATGCTCGATCCGCGCGACCTCCTGCCCGAAGATGTCTCGCGCGGCGGGCTGCACGGCATCACGCCGCCAGATTTCCATCGCGGCGGCAGTCGCACAGGTCGTGTCGGGCCGCTCGCCAGCGTAGGGAAAGTCATCGAGCCGTGTGCGGTTGGCGCGAAGGCATGGCGCCTCGCCCAGCGGCTCCAGCGCGGTGAAGGCAACCGCGCTGCGCTCCAGCACCGCGTGGCATTGCGCCGGGTCGTCCCGCAGCGCCGCAATCTTGGAGCGTGTCGCCCAGCCCGGTTCGTCGCGCAGGTCGAGCGGGGCCCACGGATTGCTGCCCGGATTCTCGGCCAGCCACGCCCGCCCGCCGACGAATAGCGCCAGCAGGACCAGGATCGCAAGCACGCGCCGATCGGTCCCGAGGCTGGCGAGCGGCCTCAGCACGCGGACGACACCACGCAGCCATCGGGAATGTCGCTTGCCCTCGCTCATCCTCAATGAAAGTCGCGCGACTTGGGAATGATCCGGACATTGCGTGGATGGCCCCCGGTGCCGGGCAATTCGTCGATCAGGTCGCGGGTGCGGATCGCCCGTCCGCCAGCGGGATCCTCCGCCCCGTCGCGCAGGTCATCGCGCGGGTTGATCTTACCTGACGGCAGCGGTGAATTGACATGGTCCGCCCGCGCCAGCTCATAGCGCAGCGCATCGTCGGACAGGCGGGCAAGCATGTGTGTCGCGTCGGTCATGTGGTGGGCGATGACGTGGATCACCTCCTCATCGTACTCCACCCGCCCGCGCACCTCCATAAGCCGCGCGCCCATCACCACCTTGCGCTGTTTTTCCTTGAGGTCGGGCCACACGACCAGGTTCACCACCCCCGTCTCGTCCTCCAGCGTGATGAAGCATACACCCTTGGCGCTGCCCGGCCGCTGGCGGATCAGCACCACGCCCGCGACCTGTACCATGGAGCGGAACTTCCGCTCGCGCAGGTCGCACGCGCGCACGAAGCCACGCTCGGCCAGATCGGCGCGCAGGAAGGCCATCGGGTGCGCCTTCAGGCTGAGCCGGGTGGTCTGGTAATCGGCAACCACTTCTTCGGAGAGCGGCATCACGGGCAGCGCGGTTCGCACCTTCTCCGCCCCCTCCTCACGCTCTGCCGCCGCGCGAAACAGCGGCAGGTCTGGCGCGGCGATCAGGCTGCGCGCGTCCCACAGCGCCTGCCGACGCGGAAGGTCGAGCGACTGAAAGGCATCGGCGCTGGCGAGCCGTTCGACATACGAGGGAGCAAGCCCTGCGCGATCGCGTAGCTCTGCCACATCACGATAAGGGCCGTTTTCGATCCGTTCCGCCACCAGCTTGGCCGCGACATGCTCAGGGAAACCGTCGATCTGACGCAGGCCGAGGCGCAGGGCCATGTGTCTCTTATCCTCCCCGGCACGGGGAGGAATGTCCTCCAGCGTACAATCCCAGTCCGACCCATTCACATCCGCCGGCAGCACCGCGACCCCATGCTCCGCCGCATCGCGCACGATCTGTGCGGGCGCGTAGAAGCCCATCGGCTGCGAATTGAGCAGCGCGCAGGCAAAGGCCGCCGGATAGTGGCACTTGAGCCAGCTGGAGACGTAAACAAGGTGCGCAAAGCTGGCCGCGTGACTCTCCGGGAAGCCATATTCCCCGAAACCCTTGATCTGGTCGAAGCAGCGCTGGGAGAAGTCGGGGTCGTAGCCACGCTCGATCATCCTCCCGACCATCATTTCCTCATGCGCATGCACCATTCCCCGGCTGCGGAAGGTGGCCATCGCCCGGCGCAATCGATTGGCCTCTGCCGGAGAGAATTTGGCCGCATCGATGGCGATCTTCATCGCCTGCTCCTGAAAGATCGGCACCCCGAAAGTGCGCCCAAGGATCGAGGACAATTCGTCAGGCGGTCCATGCTCGGGCGCGGGCGCGGGAAGCTGGAAATCGGTCTTTCCCGCGCGCGCCAATCGCCGTTGCTTGAGATAGGGGTGAACCATATCGCCCTGGATCGGGCCAGGACGCACGATCGCGACCTGCACCACCAGATCGTAGAATTGGCGCGGTTGCAGGCGCGGCAGCATGTTCATCTGCGCCCTGCTCTCGACCTGGAATACGCCGAGCGAGTCTCCCTTGCACAGCATGTCGTAAACCGCAGGATCCTCCTGCGGGATGGTGGCGAGGGTCAGCGGCCGCTCGTAATGGTCCTCCAGCAGATCGAGGCCCTTGCGAATGCAGGTCAGCATCCCGAGCGCGAGCACATCGACCTTGAAGATGCCAAGATCGTCGATGTCGTCCTTGTCCCATTCGATGAAACTGCGATCGGGCATTGCGCCATTACCGATCGGCACGGTCTCGGTCAGTAACCCGTCGGTGAGGATGAAACCGCCGACATGCTGGGATAGATGTCGCGGCATTCCAATCATTTGACTGGTGAGCGTGAGAACGCGCCTCAAGTGCGGATCGGTGATATCCATGCCCGTTTCGGCAACGTGATCCTCGCCGATCTCGCGCCCCCAGCCACCCCACACGGTCCGCGCGAGCGACGCGGTTACGTCTTCCGACAGGCCCATCGCCTTGCCCACCTCACGGATCGCCATGCGCGGGCGATAGTGAATGACGGTGGCGCACAGGCCGGCGCGATCCCGTCCATACTCCTTGTAGATGTGCTGGATGACTTCCTCGCGCCGCTCATGCTCGAAATCGACATCGATATCGGGCGGCTCGCTGCGCTCTTCGGAAAGAAACCGGTCGAACAGCAACTGGTGCTCGGCAGGGTCGACGCTGGTGATGCCGAGGCAGAAGCATACGGCGGAATTGGCCGCGCTGCCGCGCCCTTGGCACAGAATCGGAGGCGTCTGGCTACGCGCGAAATCGACGATTTCCTTGATGGTGAGGAAATAGGGGGCGAGATCGAGCTTGCCGATCAGCTCCAGCTCATACTCAAGCGTGGTTTTAACTTTAGCAGGTATCACGTTGGAATAACGCCAATTTGCACCCTCCCAGGTCTGCTGTTCCAGATATTGCTGC encodes:
- a CDS encoding error-prone DNA polymerase; translated protein: MPDAPLTPDKRRIEIDPDGVDPPPRAPFVELGLVSCFSFLRGSSDAVDLVTTARMLGYDALGIADANTMAGVVRIHTEAKTLKLRPVIGCRIETVEGLAFLAYPKDRAAYGCLCRLISQGRMQTLSGKWQEKGVCEIDLAMLADHAEDVQLILLPPDDLDVRFTIAVPSNVIPFRHPSSELQKGSVSPDQVRGNDKVELTAPFPRLLAHLTAQLPTLRHLAAAYLYRGDDIARIDRLDAMAREHGLSLLATNDVHYHAAERRPLNDVMTAIRHKTTVEAAGHLLHANAERHLKLPEEMIRLFARWPHAIMASRDIADACTFSLEDLKYEYPKRAYPDGMTPQQYLEQQTWEGANWRYSNVIPAKVKTTLEYELELIGKLDLAPYFLTIKEIVDFARSQTPPILCQGRGSAANSAVCFCLGITSVDPAEHQLLFDRFLSEERSEPPDIDVDFEHERREEVIQHIYKEYGRDRAGLCATVIHYRPRMAIREVGKAMGLSEDVTASLARTVWGGWGREIGEDHVAETGMDITDPHLRRVLTLTSQMIGMPRHLSQHVGGFILTDGLLTETVPIGNGAMPDRSFIEWDKDDIDDLGIFKVDVLALGMLTCIRKGLDLLEDHYERPLTLATIPQEDPAVYDMLCKGDSLGVFQVESRAQMNMLPRLQPRQFYDLVVQVAIVRPGPIQGDMVHPYLKQRRLARAGKTDFQLPAPAPEHGPPDELSSILGRTFGVPIFQEQAMKIAIDAAKFSPAEANRLRRAMATFRSRGMVHAHEEMMVGRMIERGYDPDFSQRCFDQIKGFGEYGFPESHAASFAHLVYVSSWLKCHYPAAFACALLNSQPMGFYAPAQIVRDAAEHGVAVLPADVNGSDWDCTLEDIPPRAGEDKRHMALRLGLRQIDGFPEHVAAKLVAERIENGPYRDVAELRDRAGLAPSYVERLASADAFQSLDLPRRQALWDARSLIAAPDLPLFRAAAEREEGAEKVRTALPVMPLSEEVVADYQTTRLSLKAHPMAFLRADLAERGFVRACDLRERKFRSMVQVAGVVLIRQRPGSAKGVCFITLEDETGVVNLVVWPDLKEKQRKVVMGARLMEVRGRVEYDEEVIHVIAHHMTDATHMLARLSDDALRYELARADHVNSPLPSGKINPRDDLRDGAEDPAGGRAIRTRDLIDELPGTGGHPRNVRIIPKSRDFH